In one Poecilia reticulata strain Guanapo linkage group LG8, Guppy_female_1.0+MT, whole genome shotgun sequence genomic region, the following are encoded:
- the znf750 gene encoding zinc finger protein 750: protein METDQERKPKRPHYIPRPPGKPFKYQCFQCPFTCNEKSHLFNHMKYNLCQNSISLVSQKNGQAPRQSKAVAKAVSVKPKDCTNVPPEVQSLSSEKQGVEEKKDESRDDTEELDVGCDSPVSNDNQSVAKPNTLTDRELTESDEAKALPRPSAFSPVTPNRDGAEALVATVQRREDSPTSNISHPSSPWARTLPFKSFTPLMVPEYPPYLMPERPLYPPYYLSRHIPVNDPNVPSFQPEFIDTQRSLVQPPIAPPHGTPFPTYPYRYCHTLHSGPPLPYTLYRPHELSIPITGHRYFSLDGYGQGFGQKDYDLYMYSHSSHNSSHSSAQGESHQSGDKTTRLSPKEGCSALGSPDRPSQANIVLRDSESSQCMTTGESETSLQLGHASKVVEPVTKDSRQEESAETLLQLGSHRLDGGSNGSGLHVSFSDKNHQEESDNVVPLNLSKRDQNHEEKSEQRTMGCDSDNVNGTELPLNLSLRASHSSPSYSSAPSPSEDLPPTVDQDLDEEPCDQRQSAALALCQLATASSVASSGDFHIKVQSCEDSIDSTTPDSPKNTKSTKRAKESGLKRRNNSQSESKSHKLSKKTKETGPTLRRRTRS, encoded by the exons ATGGAAACGGATCAGGAGCGAAAGCCAAAAAGGCCTCACTACATCCCTCGTCCACCAGGCAAACCTTTTAAGTACCAATGTTTCCAGTGTCCTTTCACCTGTAATGAAAAGTCTCATCTCTTCAATCATATGAAATACAATTTGTGTCAAAATTCAATCTCCTTGGTGTCTCAAAAAAATGGACAAGCACCCCGACAATCGAAGGCTGTGGCAAAGGCAGTCTCTGTCAAACCTAAGGATTGTACAAATGTCCCTCCAGAAGTCCAAAGCCTTAGTTCTGAGAAACAAGGAGTGGAAGAGAAGAAAGACGAGAGCAGAGATGACACAGAAGAGTTAGATGTTGGGTGTGACAGTCCAGTGAGCAACGACAACCAGAGTGTGGCAAAACCAAATACACTCACAGACAGAGAACTCACAGAGAGCGATGAGGCCAAGGCTCTGCCTCGCCCATCTGCTTTCTCCCCTGTCACTCCCAACCGTGACGGTGCCGAGGCCTTGGTTGCAACTGTGCAGCGAAGAGAGGATTCGCCAACCTCTAACATCAGCCATCCAAGCAGCCCGTGGGCCAGAACTCTTCCTTTCAAATCTTTCACCCCTCTCATGGTTCCCGAATACCCTCCATACCTCATGCCTGAACGACCCCTGTATCCGCCATACTATCTATCCAGACACATTCCTGTAAATGATCCAAACGTCCCGTCCTTCCAACCAGAGTTTATAGATACCCAAAGATCTCTGGTGCAACCACCCATTGCCCCACCTCATGGAACCCCATTCCCCACTTATCCTTACAGATACTGCCACACTCTTCACTCAGGTCCTCCTCTGCCTTACACCCTTTACAGACCCCATGAGCTTTCCATTCCAATTACCGGacacagatatttttctttggatGGCTACGGTCAAGGCTTTGGCCAGAAGGACTATGACTTGTATATGTATTCACATTCCAGTCACAACAGCTCTCACAGCTCCGCCCAAGGGGAGAGTCACCAAAGTGGAGACAAAACAACCAGGCTGAGTCCTAAAGAGGGCTGCTCAGCCTTAGGGTCACCTGACAGACCCAGTCAAGCAAACATTGTCCTGAGAGACTCAGAGTCTTCCCAGTGCATGACCACTGGCGAGTCGGAGACCTCCCTCCAGCTTGGACACGCATCTAAAGTTGTGGAACCGGTCACAAAAGATTCAAGACAAGAAGAGTCGGCAGAAACCTTGCTTCAGTTAGGAAGCCATCGCTTAGATGGAGG GTCGAATGGAAGCGGTCTACATGTCTCCTTTTCTGATAAGAACCATCAAGAAGAATCAGACAATGTAGTTCCTCTAAACCTGTCAAAAAGAGACCAGAACCATGAGGAGAAATCTGAACAGAGGACGATGGGTTGTGATTCAGATAACGTGAACGGCACAGAGCTCCCTCTGAATCTCAGCCTCCGAGCTTCTCACAGCAGCCCAAGCTACAGCTCTGCTCCAAGCCCTTCAGAGGACCTTCCACCTACAGTGGACCAAGATCTGGACGAAGAACCGTGTGACCAGAGGCAGAGTGCAGCTCTGGCTCTCTGCCAACTTGCCACTGCAAGCTCTGTAGCCTCTTCAGGTGATTTTCACATTAAAGTCCAGTCCTGCGAAGACTCAATAGACTCCACGACTCCCGACTCTCCAAAAAATACCAAATCGACTAAAAGAGCTAAAGAGAGTGGCTTGAAAAGACGTAACAATAGCCAGAGTGAGAGCAAATCTCATAAActgagcaagaaaacaaaagaaacaggcCCAACTCTGAGGAGGAGGACCCGCTCCTAA
- the fn3krp gene encoding ketosamine-3-kinase translates to MEAKLKKELGTNMLKSTGHAGGGCISEGHSYDTDHGRVFVKINHKSGAKLMFDGEMSSLETILKTETVKVPKPLKVIELDTKGCVFVMEHLDMRSLNKYSKQLGEQLADLHLHNKRQLEKLNKKQQTVGKGAGHTEVDPVEKFGFDVNTCCGYIAQKNEWQSDWVQFYTQQRLEYQLNMVEESHGDREARELWAKLQLKIPEFFTXVEVVPALLHGDLWGGNVAECADGPVIFDPASFXGHSEFELAISGMFGGFNNSFYSAYHDKIPQTPGFAQRNQLYQLFHYLNHWNHFGGGYRGSSIRIMKNLLK, encoded by the exons ATGGAAGCTAAATTAAAGAAAGAGCTGGGGACAAATATGCTGAAGTCAACTGGACACGCAGGCGGGGGATGCATCAGTGAGGGCCATAGTTACGACACTGATCACGGCAGAGTGTTTGTGAAGATCAATCACAAAAGCGGg GCCAAGTTGATGTTTGATGGAGAGATGTCGAGCCTGGAAACaattttaaagacagaaacWGTCAAAGTTCCGAAACCACTGAAGGTGATTGAGCTTGACACAAAGGGCTGCGTATTTGTGATGGAGCATCTGGACATGAGAAGTCTTAACAA GTACTCTAAACAGCTGGGAGAGCAGCTGGCGGATCTGCACCTTCACAACAAAAGACAgttggaaaaactaaataaaaagcagcaaacagtgG GTAAAGGAGCTGGACACACTGAGGTGGATCCTGTTGAGAAATTTGGCTTTGATGTAAATACTTGCTGTGGATATATAGCACAG AAAAATGAGTGGCAGAGCGACTGGGTGCAGTTTTACACCCAGCAGAGGCTGGAGTACCAACTGAACATGGTGGAGGAATCGCATGGAGATCGGGAGGCCCGAGAGCTGTGGGCAAAACTGCAG CTGAAGATCCCTGAGTTTTTCACCARTGTGGAGGTCGTCCCTGCCCTCCTCCATGGAGACTTATGGGGGGGCAACGTGGCAGAATGTGCAGATGGCCCAGTTATCTTTGACCCAGCTTCTTTCTWTGGCCATTCAGAGTTTGAGCTGGCTATTAGTGGGATGTTTGGTGGCTTCAACAACTCTTTCTACTCTGCTTACCACGATAAGATTCCTCAAACGCCAGGGTTTGCACAAAGAAACCAGCTCTACCAACTCTTCCATTACCTGAATCACTGGAATCACTTTGGAGGTGGCTACAGAGGCTCTTCGATAAGGATTATGAAGAATTTGCTCAAATAA
- the arl16 gene encoding ADP-ribosylation factor-like protein 16: protein MTSEEVCLLLGATGVGKTLLLKRLQMISLHGSCEMGSPPSTLPTVGTNLTDLTLKKKKVTVREIGGCMGPIWPSYFQDCFSVIFMVDSANTVQISSSCIQLLSVLSAEPLRSASVLILFNKRDMPCIMSLTEIKSLFRMDDIIASAPQPITTLEASARSGQGLQEVLGWLESVTVK, encoded by the exons ATGACCAGCGAAGAAGTGTGTTTACTTCTTGGGGCAACTGGTGTTGGAAAGACTTTGTTACTTAAACGCCTACAAA TGATCAGTTTACATGGTTCGTGCGAAATGGGTTCGCCTCCATCGACTCTTCCCACA GTAGGAACCAACCTAACAGAYCTGACcttgaaaaagaagaaggtgACAGTGAGGGAAATTGGAGGCTGCATGGGGCCTATATGGCCCAGTTACTTCCAGGACTGCTTCTCTGTTATT TTCATGGTGGATTCAGCCAACACTGTCCAGATATCCTCCTCCTGTATCCAGTTGCTGTCTGTGCTCTCTGCTGAGCCKCTGCGCAGTGCCTCTGTGCTTATTCTCTTCAACAAGAG GGACATGCCTTGCATCATGAGCCTCACAGAGATAAAGTCACTGTTCAGAATGGATGACATCATCGCATCGGCTCCTCAGCCTATCACAACGCTGGAGGCCAGTGCCCGCTCTGGACAGGGTTTGCAAGAGGTGCTGGGCTGGCTGGAGTCTGTCACAGTCAAGTGA
- the epn3a gene encoding epsin-3 isoform X3, whose product MQSSSLRRQMKNMVNNYTEAEIKVREATSNDPWGPSSTLMGEIADLTYNVVAFTEVMGMILKRLNDHGKNWRHVYKALTLLDYLVKAGSERVVKSCRDNIYTIQTLKDFQYIDRDGHDQGIHVREKAKQLVALLKDDGKLKSERSQAQKTKSRVGRGSAGRHGGDDLNRCRSPSYNSSLAASPSSRFDPDLEQAIPASTGEEELQLQLALAMSREESEKPVKRAPPPAVEMDEDAQLQLALSLSKEEHQQEQRTRRGDDSDLQKALEESKREMEGKGGTAFMDLVDIFAAPKDAPPSDIRWDNTSHQAAAGAXATDPWDSLEDKTPRADSPWMAPPSQSPPPPWEPPAYPWDALQDNISNPKAQDWTSASSGVDPFLAPSDKTAAKGAFMQPPFRSGSPSDGDLFDEAMDGGRASINGQDEDSSDLFNMSGLRDSLANTKPRTCRTPESFLGPSAASLVDLDVLIPTNPXAKTTNPFLAGLGAPSAANPFQAEQPKVSLNEMTSSFTSPVXQSTSLPYSASLPLPTSHQGAAIPSSLTHPTPPGLELPVKLPEPLLPFSSASNEESQASQININPFL is encoded by the exons ATGCAGAGTTCATCGCTTCGCCGGCAGATGAAAAACATGGTCAACAACTACACGGAGGCCGAGATCAAGGTCCGAGAGGCCACCTCCAACGACCCATGGGGACCCTCTTCCACCCTCATGGGTGAAATTGCAGACTTGACCTACAACGTGGTGGCCTTCACCGAAGTCATGGGAATGATTCTGAAGAGGCTGAACGATCACGGCAAAAACTGGCGCCACGTTTACAAAGCGCTCACGCTACTAGACTACCTGGTCAAAGCGGGCTCTGAGCGTGTGGTCAAATCGTGCCGGGACAACATWTACACCATTCAGACGCTTAAAGACTTCCAGTACATAGACCGAGACGGACATGACCAGGGCATYCACGTCCGAGAGAAGGCCAAGCAACTGGTGGCTTTGTTGAAGGATGACGGGAAGCTGAAGAGCGAGAGGAGCCAGGCACAGAAGACTAAGTCACGGGTGGGGAGAGGCAGCGCTGGACGCCACGGCGGGGACGACTTAAACAGATGCAGATCACCATCGTATAACT CCTCCCTTGCAGCCTCCCCTTCATCTCGATTTGACCCAGACCTCGAACAAGCCATTCCAGCGTCTACTGGagaagaggagctgcagctgcagctggctCTGGCTATGAGCCGAGAAGAAAGTGAAAAG CCAGTGAAGCGTGCCCCTCCTCCCGCTGTGGAAATGGACGAGGATGCCCAGCTCCAGTTAGCCTTGAGCCTGAGCAAGGAGGAACACCAGCAG GAGCAGCGCACTCGCCGAGGAGATGATTCTGATCTCCAGAAAGCCTTGGAGGAGAGCAAACGTGAAATGGAGGGAAAAGGCggg ACGGCCTTCATGGACCTGGTTGATATTTTTGCGGCACCTAAAGATGCACCGCCTAGTGACATCCGCTGGGATAACACGTCACACCAGGCAGCAGCTGGGGCCARGGCCACAGACCCCTGGGACTCTCTAG AAGACAAGACTCCAAGAGCTGATTCCCCCTGGATGGCGCCACCTTCCCAAAGCCCCCCACCACCGTGGGAACCTCCAGCGTACCCCTGGGATGCGCTCCAAGACAACATCTCCAACCCCAAAGCCCAAGATTGGACTTCTG CGTCCTCTGGAGTTGATCCGTTCTTAGCTCCGTCTGACAAAACAGCCGCTAAAGGAGCATTCATGCAACCCCCATTTCGAAGTGGAAGCCCTTCAG ATGGGGATCTGTTTGACGAAGCAATGGATGGCGGCCGTGCTAGTATTAACGGTCAAGATGAGGACAGTTCTGACCTCTTCAACATGTCTGGTCTTAGAGACAGCCTTGCCAACACTAAGCCTCGTACATGCAGGACACCGGAGTCATTCCTCGGTCCGTCGGCTGCTTCCTTGGTAGACCTTGATGTGCTCATTCCAACAAATCCTWCTGCTAAGACCACAAACCCATTTTTAGCAG GTCTTGGTGCTCCTTCAGCTGCCAATCCATTCCAAGCCGAGCAGCCAAAGGTCAGCCTGAATGAAATGACCTCTAGCTTCACCTCTCCGGTTCYCCAGAGCACCTCTCTGCCATACAGTGCCTCACTGCCCCTGCCCACAAGCCACCAGGGTGCCGCCATACCTTCGTCRCTCACCCACCCCACTCCGCCTGGTCTGGAGCTGCCAGTGAAGCTCCCTGAGCCTTTGTTGCCCTTCTCCTCGGCCAGCAATGAGGAATCACAAGCTTCACAAATCAACATAAACCCATTCTTATAA
- the epn3a gene encoding epsin-3 isoform X1 has translation MQSSSLRRQMKNMVNNYTEAEIKVREATSNDPWGPSSTLMGEIADLTYNVVAFTEVMGMILKRLNDHGKNWRHVYKALTLLDYLVKAGSERVVKSCRDNIYTIQTLKDFQYIDRDGHDQGIHVREKAKQLVALLKDDGKLKSERSQAQKTKSRVGRGSAGRHGGDDLNRCRSPSYNSSLAASPSSRFDPDLEQAIPASTGEEELQLQLALAMSREESEKPPPTVGIDEQTQLQIAMKLSKEEAQKPVKRAPPPAVEMDEDAQLQLALSLSKEEHQQEQRTRRGDDSDLQKALEESKREMEGKGGTAFMDLVDIFAAPKDAPPSDIRWDNTSHQAAAGAXATDPWDSLEDKTPRADSPWMAPPSQSPPPPWEPPAYPWDALQDNISNPKAQDWTSASSGVDPFLAPSDKTAAKGAFMQPPFRSGSPSDGDLFDEAMDGGRASINGQDEDSSDLFNMSGLRDSLANTKPRTCRTPESFLGPSAASLVDLDVLIPTNPXAKTTNPFLAGLGAPSAANPFQAEQPKVSLNEMTSSFTSPVXQSTSLPYSASLPLPTSHQGAAIPSSLTHPTPPGLELPVKLPEPLLPFSSASNEESQASQININPFL, from the exons ATGCAGAGTTCATCGCTTCGCCGGCAGATGAAAAACATGGTCAACAACTACACGGAGGCCGAGATCAAGGTCCGAGAGGCCACCTCCAACGACCCATGGGGACCCTCTTCCACCCTCATGGGTGAAATTGCAGACTTGACCTACAACGTGGTGGCCTTCACCGAAGTCATGGGAATGATTCTGAAGAGGCTGAACGATCACGGCAAAAACTGGCGCCACGTTTACAAAGCGCTCACGCTACTAGACTACCTGGTCAAAGCGGGCTCTGAGCGTGTGGTCAAATCGTGCCGGGACAACATWTACACCATTCAGACGCTTAAAGACTTCCAGTACATAGACCGAGACGGACATGACCAGGGCATYCACGTCCGAGAGAAGGCCAAGCAACTGGTGGCTTTGTTGAAGGATGACGGGAAGCTGAAGAGCGAGAGGAGCCAGGCACAGAAGACTAAGTCACGGGTGGGGAGAGGCAGCGCTGGACGCCACGGCGGGGACGACTTAAACAGATGCAGATCACCATCGTATAACT CCTCCCTTGCAGCCTCCCCTTCATCTCGATTTGACCCAGACCTCGAACAAGCCATTCCAGCGTCTACTGGagaagaggagctgcagctgcagctggctCTGGCTATGAGCCGAGAAGAAAGTGAAAAG CCACCTCCCACAGTGGGAATTGATGAGCAGACTCAGCTCCAGATCGCAATGAAACTCAGCAAAGAGGAAGCGCAGAAG CCAGTGAAGCGTGCCCCTCCTCCCGCTGTGGAAATGGACGAGGATGCCCAGCTCCAGTTAGCCTTGAGCCTGAGCAAGGAGGAACACCAGCAG GAGCAGCGCACTCGCCGAGGAGATGATTCTGATCTCCAGAAAGCCTTGGAGGAGAGCAAACGTGAAATGGAGGGAAAAGGCggg ACGGCCTTCATGGACCTGGTTGATATTTTTGCGGCACCTAAAGATGCACCGCCTAGTGACATCCGCTGGGATAACACGTCACACCAGGCAGCAGCTGGGGCCARGGCCACAGACCCCTGGGACTCTCTAG AAGACAAGACTCCAAGAGCTGATTCCCCCTGGATGGCGCCACCTTCCCAAAGCCCCCCACCACCGTGGGAACCTCCAGCGTACCCCTGGGATGCGCTCCAAGACAACATCTCCAACCCCAAAGCCCAAGATTGGACTTCTG CGTCCTCTGGAGTTGATCCGTTCTTAGCTCCGTCTGACAAAACAGCCGCTAAAGGAGCATTCATGCAACCCCCATTTCGAAGTGGAAGCCCTTCAG ATGGGGATCTGTTTGACGAAGCAATGGATGGCGGCCGTGCTAGTATTAACGGTCAAGATGAGGACAGTTCTGACCTCTTCAACATGTCTGGTCTTAGAGACAGCCTTGCCAACACTAAGCCTCGTACATGCAGGACACCGGAGTCATTCCTCGGTCCGTCGGCTGCTTCCTTGGTAGACCTTGATGTGCTCATTCCAACAAATCCTWCTGCTAAGACCACAAACCCATTTTTAGCAG GTCTTGGTGCTCCTTCAGCTGCCAATCCATTCCAAGCCGAGCAGCCAAAGGTCAGCCTGAATGAAATGACCTCTAGCTTCACCTCTCCGGTTCYCCAGAGCACCTCTCTGCCATACAGTGCCTCACTGCCCCTGCCCACAAGCCACCAGGGTGCCGCCATACCTTCGTCRCTCACCCACCCCACTCCGCCTGGTCTGGAGCTGCCAGTGAAGCTCCCTGAGCCTTTGTTGCCCTTCTCCTCGGCCAGCAATGAGGAATCACAAGCTTCACAAATCAACATAAACCCATTCTTATAA
- the epn3a gene encoding epsin-3 isoform X2, whose amino-acid sequence MQSSSLRRQMKNMVNNYTEAEIKVREATSNDPWGPSSTLMGEIADLTYNVVAFTEVMGMILKRLNDHGKNWRHVYKALTLLDYLVKAGSERVVKSCRDNIYTIQTLKDFQYIDRDGHDQGIHVREKAKQLVALLKDDGKLKSERSQAQKTKSRVGRGSAGRHGGDDLNRCRSPSYNSSLAASPSSRFDPDLEQAIPASTGEEELQLQLALAMSREESEKPPPTVGIDEQTQLQIAMKLSKEEAQKPVKRAPPPAVEMDEDAQLQLALSLSKEEHQQEQRTRRGDDSDLQKALEESKREMEGKGGTAFMDLVDIFAAPKDAPPSDIRWDNTSHQAAAGAXATDPWDSLDKTPRADSPWMAPPSQSPPPPWEPPAYPWDALQDNISNPKAQDWTSASSGVDPFLAPSDKTAAKGAFMQPPFRSGSPSDGDLFDEAMDGGRASINGQDEDSSDLFNMSGLRDSLANTKPRTCRTPESFLGPSAASLVDLDVLIPTNPXAKTTNPFLAGLGAPSAANPFQAEQPKVSLNEMTSSFTSPVXQSTSLPYSASLPLPTSHQGAAIPSSLTHPTPPGLELPVKLPEPLLPFSSASNEESQASQININPFL is encoded by the exons ATGCAGAGTTCATCGCTTCGCCGGCAGATGAAAAACATGGTCAACAACTACACGGAGGCCGAGATCAAGGTCCGAGAGGCCACCTCCAACGACCCATGGGGACCCTCTTCCACCCTCATGGGTGAAATTGCAGACTTGACCTACAACGTGGTGGCCTTCACCGAAGTCATGGGAATGATTCTGAAGAGGCTGAACGATCACGGCAAAAACTGGCGCCACGTTTACAAAGCGCTCACGCTACTAGACTACCTGGTCAAAGCGGGCTCTGAGCGTGTGGTCAAATCGTGCCGGGACAACATWTACACCATTCAGACGCTTAAAGACTTCCAGTACATAGACCGAGACGGACATGACCAGGGCATYCACGTCCGAGAGAAGGCCAAGCAACTGGTGGCTTTGTTGAAGGATGACGGGAAGCTGAAGAGCGAGAGGAGCCAGGCACAGAAGACTAAGTCACGGGTGGGGAGAGGCAGCGCTGGACGCCACGGCGGGGACGACTTAAACAGATGCAGATCACCATCGTATAACT CCTCCCTTGCAGCCTCCCCTTCATCTCGATTTGACCCAGACCTCGAACAAGCCATTCCAGCGTCTACTGGagaagaggagctgcagctgcagctggctCTGGCTATGAGCCGAGAAGAAAGTGAAAAG CCACCTCCCACAGTGGGAATTGATGAGCAGACTCAGCTCCAGATCGCAATGAAACTCAGCAAAGAGGAAGCGCAGAAG CCAGTGAAGCGTGCCCCTCCTCCCGCTGTGGAAATGGACGAGGATGCCCAGCTCCAGTTAGCCTTGAGCCTGAGCAAGGAGGAACACCAGCAG GAGCAGCGCACTCGCCGAGGAGATGATTCTGATCTCCAGAAAGCCTTGGAGGAGAGCAAACGTGAAATGGAGGGAAAAGGCggg ACGGCCTTCATGGACCTGGTTGATATTTTTGCGGCACCTAAAGATGCACCGCCTAGTGACATCCGCTGGGATAACACGTCACACCAGGCAGCAGCTGGGGCCARGGCCACAGACCCCTGGGACTCTCTAG ACAAGACTCCAAGAGCTGATTCCCCCTGGATGGCGCCACCTTCCCAAAGCCCCCCACCACCGTGGGAACCTCCAGCGTACCCCTGGGATGCGCTCCAAGACAACATCTCCAACCCCAAAGCCCAAGATTGGACTTCTG CGTCCTCTGGAGTTGATCCGTTCTTAGCTCCGTCTGACAAAACAGCCGCTAAAGGAGCATTCATGCAACCCCCATTTCGAAGTGGAAGCCCTTCAG ATGGGGATCTGTTTGACGAAGCAATGGATGGCGGCCGTGCTAGTATTAACGGTCAAGATGAGGACAGTTCTGACCTCTTCAACATGTCTGGTCTTAGAGACAGCCTTGCCAACACTAAGCCTCGTACATGCAGGACACCGGAGTCATTCCTCGGTCCGTCGGCTGCTTCCTTGGTAGACCTTGATGTGCTCATTCCAACAAATCCTWCTGCTAAGACCACAAACCCATTTTTAGCAG GTCTTGGTGCTCCTTCAGCTGCCAATCCATTCCAAGCCGAGCAGCCAAAGGTCAGCCTGAATGAAATGACCTCTAGCTTCACCTCTCCGGTTCYCCAGAGCACCTCTCTGCCATACAGTGCCTCACTGCCCCTGCCCACAAGCCACCAGGGTGCCGCCATACCTTCGTCRCTCACCCACCCCACTCCGCCTGGTCTGGAGCTGCCAGTGAAGCTCCCTGAGCCTTTGTTGCCCTTCTCCTCGGCCAGCAATGAGGAATCACAAGCTTCACAAATCAACATAAACCCATTCTTATAA